A window of the Janthinobacterium agaricidamnosum NBRC 102515 = DSM 9628 genome harbors these coding sequences:
- a CDS encoding CoA transferase produces the protein MSAHTMLHTLWTLAAGDPALLPRLALSNTEQSLPSTFPVGALAAATIGAQALMAAELWRLRGGRAQDVRVDQRHALAMFRSERYLQVDGKPPPDPWSAIAGYYQAGDGRWIQLHTNFPHHRDGVLQVLRCADRRDAVAAAIRGWSAEALDARLAQEGLCAALIRSPREWQVHPQAAAIAALPLFALERLAETAPQALPADHRGRPLGGVRVLDLSRVIAAPVAGRTLAQHGADVLAISAAHLPNIALLVIDTGRGKRPAQLDLRQDSGRERLRDLIRGADVFIHAYRPGSLAARGFSSAELQALRPGLVEVSLSAYGQAGPWAQRRGFDSLVQSASGIAWTEGQAQGLAQPGKLPCQALDHASGYIAALGAMAALKRRALQGGGWRVSVSLAQTGAWLQSMAPLAGGLAQAELDEQEIGPWRSQTASRFGSVSSIAPAERMSATPPYFALPPAPLDAYPACWP, from the coding sequence ATGAGCGCACATACCATGCTGCATACGCTGTGGACGCTGGCCGCCGGCGATCCCGCGCTGCTGCCGCGCCTGGCATTGTCGAATACCGAACAGTCATTGCCGTCCACTTTCCCGGTGGGTGCGCTGGCCGCCGCGACCATCGGTGCGCAAGCGCTGATGGCGGCCGAGCTGTGGCGCTTGCGCGGCGGCCGCGCACAAGATGTGCGGGTCGACCAGCGCCACGCGCTGGCCATGTTCCGCAGCGAGCGCTATCTGCAAGTCGACGGCAAGCCGCCGCCCGATCCATGGAGTGCGATCGCCGGTTATTATCAGGCCGGCGATGGCCGCTGGATACAGTTGCACACCAATTTTCCGCATCACCGCGATGGCGTGCTGCAAGTCTTGCGATGCGCCGACCGGCGCGACGCGGTCGCGGCGGCGATCAGGGGCTGGTCCGCCGAGGCGCTCGATGCCCGTCTGGCGCAAGAAGGCTTGTGCGCGGCGCTGATACGCAGCCCGCGGGAATGGCAGGTCCATCCGCAGGCGGCGGCCATCGCGGCGCTGCCGCTGTTCGCGCTGGAGCGGCTCGCCGAGACGGCGCCGCAAGCGCTGCCCGCCGATCACCGTGGCCGGCCCTTGGGCGGCGTGCGCGTGCTGGATTTGTCGCGCGTGATCGCCGCGCCGGTGGCCGGCCGCACGCTGGCCCAGCATGGCGCCGATGTGCTGGCGATCAGCGCCGCGCATTTGCCGAATATTGCGCTGCTGGTGATCGATACCGGACGCGGCAAGCGTCCGGCGCAACTCGACCTGCGCCAGGACAGCGGGCGCGAGCGGCTGCGCGACCTGATACGCGGCGCCGATGTGTTCATCCACGCCTACCGGCCCGGTTCCCTGGCGGCGCGTGGTTTTTCCAGCGCCGAACTGCAGGCGCTGCGACCGGGCCTGGTGGAAGTCAGCCTGTCGGCCTACGGCCAGGCCGGCCCATGGGCGCAGCGGCGCGGCTTCGACAGCCTGGTGCAATCGGCCAGCGGCATCGCCTGGACCGAAGGCCAGGCCCAAGGGCTGGCGCAGCCCGGCAAACTGCCATGCCAGGCGCTCGACCATGCCAGCGGCTATATCGCCGCGCTGGGTGCCATGGCGGCCTTGAAACGGCGCGCATTGCAAGGCGGCGGCTGGCGCGTCAGCGTATCGCTGGCGCAGACCGGCGCATGGCTGCAATCGATGGCGCCGCTTGCCGGCGGCCTGGCACAAGCCGAACTGGACGAGCAGGAAATCGGACCGTGGCGCAGCCAGACCGCATCGCGATTCGGCAGCGTCAGCAGCATCGCCCCGGCCGAGCGGATGTCCGCCACGCCGCCGTATTTTGCGTTGCCGCCGGCGCCGCTGGACGCTTATCCGGCCTGCTGGCCCTGA